The following are encoded in a window of Caldicellulosiruptor danielii genomic DNA:
- the lexA gene encoding transcriptional repressor LexA, producing MKKQLTKKQEEILEFIKKRIKEKGYPPAVREICEATGLKSTSTVHGHLTRLEKKGYIRRDPSKPRAIEIVDDEFYVHRNVVQLPLVGKVTAGEPILAVENIEETMTLPYDLVGTEDAFLLRVKGDSMIEAGIFDNDIIIVRRQNVAENGDIVVALIDEEATVKRFYKEHDHIRLQPENKAMEPIIVKDVKILGKVIGLIRRM from the coding sequence AAGAAAAAGGCTATCCTCCTGCGGTAAGGGAAATTTGCGAGGCAACAGGTCTAAAGTCAACTTCAACTGTTCATGGCCATCTGACACGGCTTGAAAAAAAAGGTTACATTAGGCGCGACCCATCAAAACCAAGAGCTATCGAAATTGTAGACGATGAGTTTTATGTGCACAGAAATGTTGTGCAGCTTCCTCTTGTTGGAAAAGTAACAGCAGGTGAACCAATCTTAGCAGTGGAAAATATAGAAGAAACTATGACCCTGCCGTATGACCTTGTGGGAACAGAAGATGCGTTCTTACTTCGAGTTAAAGGAGATAGTATGATTGAGGCAGGAATTTTTGACAATGATATAATAATTGTCAGAAGACAAAATGTAGCTGAAAATGGAGATATTGTTGTTGCCTTAATTGACGAGGAAGCAACAGTAAAAAGGTTCTATAAAGAACATGACCATATAAGACTTCAACCAGAGAACAAGGCAATGGAGCCAATTATCGTCAAAGACGTAAAAATCCTTGGCAAAGTAATAGGACTTATCAGGAGGATGTAA
- a CDS encoding aminotransferase class I/II-fold pyridoxal phosphate-dependent enzyme — MILNIDIEGLKKFYNFSHDLLSLTEQALKDLKENFEFIEQMKSFNQLKVLNAFHLNKLSYTHLNKTDGYGYSDTGRDLIEKIFAKAFGCEDALVRIQFISGTQAIATMLFALLRPGDVLLSICGKPYDTLQKVIGIKEGGHGSLIEYGIKYQEIDLKGSDFDFGKIETVLKENFIKVVFVQRSRGYSLRSPISIEKLEEVIKFIKSISPQTLVVIDNCYGEFVEKLEPTEVGADLIAGSLIKNPGGTIASCGGYIAGKKELVEMCADRLNSPGMGKEVGPSLGFNKEILQGLLFSPHIVAESLKVAVFTSYIMEQLGYEVLPRFDEKRTDIIQTIVFKNEYELVRFCQGVQKGCPVDSNVFPEPWDMPGYSHKVIMAAGGFVQGTSLELSCDAPVREPYAAFLQGSSSFEIGLVGILHAIENIRRM; from the coding sequence ATGATATTGAATATAGATATCGAAGGATTAAAAAAGTTTTACAATTTTTCTCATGATTTACTAAGTTTAACAGAGCAAGCTTTAAAAGATTTAAAAGAAAATTTCGAATTTATAGAGCAAATGAAGTCATTCAATCAGTTAAAGGTTTTAAATGCTTTTCACCTAAACAAACTTTCATACACACATTTGAACAAGACAGATGGATATGGGTACTCGGATACCGGGCGAGATTTAATTGAAAAAATCTTTGCAAAAGCGTTCGGATGTGAGGATGCACTTGTGCGAATCCAATTTATTTCTGGAACACAGGCAATTGCCACAATGTTATTTGCTCTGCTCAGGCCAGGTGATGTCCTTCTTTCAATCTGTGGAAAGCCATATGATACACTTCAAAAAGTTATAGGAATAAAAGAGGGTGGGCATGGAAGCCTTATTGAGTATGGTATAAAATACCAAGAAATCGATTTGAAAGGCAGTGACTTTGACTTTGGAAAAATAGAGACTGTTTTAAAAGAAAACTTTATAAAGGTAGTTTTTGTTCAGCGTTCACGAGGATATTCTCTCAGAAGTCCAATTTCGATTGAAAAGTTAGAAGAGGTAATTAAGTTTATAAAATCTATTTCTCCTCAAACACTTGTTGTAATTGACAACTGTTATGGTGAATTTGTAGAAAAGTTAGAGCCGACCGAAGTTGGAGCGGACTTGATAGCAGGTTCACTTATCAAAAATCCTGGTGGGACGATTGCTTCATGTGGGGGCTATATCGCAGGCAAAAAAGAGCTTGTTGAGATGTGTGCAGACAGGCTGAATTCTCCTGGCATGGGGAAAGAAGTTGGACCATCTCTTGGATTTAACAAGGAGATTTTACAAGGGCTTTTATTCTCACCACACATAGTAGCCGAAAGTTTAAAAGTGGCTGTGTTTACTTCTTATATAATGGAACAGCTAGGATACGAGGTTTTACCAAGATTTGATGAAAAAAGAACAGACATAATTCAGACAATAGTGTTTAAAAACGAATACGAGCTTGTAAGATTTTGTCAAGGAGTGCAGAAAGGCTGTCCTGTTGACAGCAATGTTTTTCCCGAGCCATGGGATATGCCAGGGTATTCTCACAAGGTAATTATGGCAGCAGGCGGATTTGTACAGGGCACGTCGTTGGAACTTTCTTGTGATGCCCCAGTCCGAGAACCTTATGCTGCATTCTTGCAGGGCAGCTCTTCGTTTGAAATTGGACTTGTTGGAATCTTACATGCTATTGAAAATATTAGGAGGATGTAA
- the hfq gene encoding RNA chaperone Hfq, whose amino-acid sequence MAKGSLNLQDLFLNQLRKEKVNVTIFLLSGFQLKGTIKGFDNFTLIVETDNNKQQLIYKHAISSIMPSKPVNYMAQVQNNQQASQQLNNNQSQETK is encoded by the coding sequence GTGGCGAAAGGAAGTTTAAACTTGCAGGATTTATTTTTAAATCAGTTAAGAAAAGAAAAAGTAAATGTTACAATTTTCCTACTCAGTGGTTTTCAGTTAAAAGGGACTATCAAAGGTTTTGACAATTTTACATTGATTGTAGAAACAGACAATAACAAGCAGCAACTAATTTACAAGCATGCTATATCCTCAATTATGCCCTCAAAGCCAGTAAACTATATGGCTCAGGTACAGAATAATCAGCAAGCTTCCCAGCAATTAAATAACAATCAAAGTCAGGAGACAAAATAG
- the miaA gene encoding tRNA (adenosine(37)-N6)-dimethylallyltransferase MiaA: MAKIPLIVIAGLTATGKTDVAVELAQHINGEIVSADSMCVYKLMDVGTAKPTKEQREAVRHHVIDVVFPDEDYNVAMFQKDATNAILDIYKRGKVPLLVGGTGFYIKSVVDDIEFPEMGDSKQIRKALYDELNSKGSMYLYELLKSIDQHAANLVHPNNVKRVIRYLEIYFLTGKKPTEFLDKVRRKGNKKYNVLPLCFVMEREALWQRIDLRVEKMFDMGLADEVKMLLDMGYSKDLKSMQGLGYKQVIPYIEGKISLQEAKEELKIRTRQFAKRQRIWFKYQGEFMFLDITGMRFEEVVKKCFELCKSVV, from the coding sequence ATGGCGAAAATACCTTTAATTGTTATTGCAGGCCTTACTGCTACAGGAAAAACAGATGTTGCGGTAGAACTTGCTCAGCATATAAATGGCGAGATTGTGTCTGCAGATTCGATGTGTGTATACAAGCTTATGGATGTTGGGACAGCAAAGCCTACAAAGGAGCAAAGAGAAGCTGTCAGGCATCATGTTATTGATGTAGTATTTCCAGATGAGGACTATAATGTAGCGATGTTTCAAAAAGATGCAACAAATGCAATTTTGGATATTTATAAAAGAGGTAAAGTACCTTTGCTTGTAGGTGGCACTGGCTTTTATATAAAGTCAGTTGTGGACGATATTGAATTTCCTGAGATGGGGGATTCAAAACAGATAAGAAAGGCACTTTATGATGAACTTAATAGTAAAGGCAGTATGTATTTATACGAGTTGCTTAAAAGTATAGATCAGCATGCGGCAAATCTTGTTCATCCAAACAATGTAAAAAGGGTTATAAGATATTTAGAAATTTATTTTTTGACTGGTAAAAAACCAACAGAGTTTTTGGACAAGGTAAGAAGAAAAGGAAACAAGAAGTATAATGTATTGCCCCTATGTTTTGTAATGGAAAGGGAAGCTCTCTGGCAGAGAATTGACCTGCGTGTTGAAAAGATGTTTGATATGGGACTTGCAGATGAAGTTAAGATGCTTTTAGATATGGGATATTCAAAGGATTTAAAATCTATGCAGGGGCTTGGATATAAGCAGGTAATACCGTATATTGAAGGAAAGATTTCATTGCAAGAGGCTAAAGAAGAGCTTAAAATAAGAACAAGACAGTTTGCTAAAAGGCAGAGGATTTGGTTTAAATATCAGGGAGAATTTATGTTTTTGGATATTACAGGTATGAGATTTGAAGAAGTTGTGAAAAAATGTTTTGAACTTTGCAAAAGTGTGGTATAA
- the mutL gene encoding DNA mismatch repair endonuclease MutL produces the protein MRELYKLPENITHILAAGEVIERPASCLKELLENSIDAGATLIDVKIEKGGMKKIEVYDNGKGIHPDDIEYVFERHTTSKIKSFEDIFNIKTMGFRGEALCAISSVAKVILISKHLEEEQGCMVKVEGGKVLSKSFCPFKEGTRIVVEDIFYNTPARLKFLKSPSTEQKYCLEVVEKIAIAWPKISFRAEADGKRQIFTPGDNKIESVIGSIFGIEIVKNLVEFSLEKEYLKVWGYFVNPTLSRATRSGYHFYVNRRYIKSKLLSSCVDEVFKNSVITGRFPIVFLFVQIPPYEIDVNVHPSKLEVKFRDERFVYNTIYNAIAGSLKSEKLIPKADLSKVDDENYAERERKYIEVLPANSNNISLVISEQPNFFEMFSEKSEVVIEQQRFEDFDERNYKIVGYAFDTYIIVQGNDSLYLIDQHAVHERRLFEDFKSQVYSSNVQSQVLAFPVVVQLPSSQKEFVLSNASVFQKIGFEIEDFGKNEIVVRTWPALLSGNIDTIFLLDVIEMMYEQMVENKSLMEISEDLLKRIACRAAVKGNSKISDLEKKEIVELVLIKKEIFHCPHGRPVVVEISKREIEKMFKRIV, from the coding sequence TGATAATGGAAAGGGAATTCACCCTGATGACATTGAATATGTGTTTGAAAGACATACCACCAGCAAGATAAAATCTTTTGAAGATATATTCAACATCAAAACAATGGGATTTAGAGGGGAAGCGCTCTGTGCAATATCGAGCGTGGCAAAGGTGATACTTATTTCTAAGCATTTAGAGGAAGAACAGGGGTGTATGGTGAAAGTAGAAGGTGGCAAGGTCCTTTCTAAAAGTTTTTGTCCTTTTAAAGAAGGGACAAGAATTGTTGTTGAGGATATTTTTTATAACACTCCTGCAAGGTTAAAATTTTTAAAATCTCCGTCAACTGAGCAAAAGTACTGTCTTGAGGTGGTTGAAAAGATTGCAATTGCTTGGCCAAAGATTTCATTTCGGGCAGAGGCAGATGGCAAAAGACAAATTTTTACCCCAGGAGATAATAAGATTGAGTCTGTCATTGGTTCTATATTTGGGATAGAGATAGTAAAAAATCTTGTTGAATTTTCTCTTGAGAAAGAATATCTAAAAGTTTGGGGTTATTTTGTAAACCCTACTCTAAGCAGAGCCACACGCTCGGGCTATCATTTTTATGTCAATAGAAGATATATCAAAAGCAAACTTCTTTCGTCGTGCGTTGATGAGGTATTTAAAAATTCGGTCATCACAGGTAGATTTCCGATAGTATTTCTTTTTGTGCAAATTCCACCTTATGAGATTGATGTCAATGTACATCCATCAAAACTCGAGGTAAAGTTCAGAGATGAAAGATTTGTTTATAACACCATTTATAACGCTATAGCAGGCTCGTTAAAATCTGAAAAATTGATTCCCAAGGCTGATTTAAGCAAGGTTGATGATGAAAACTATGCTGAGCGTGAACGAAAATACATTGAAGTTTTGCCTGCAAACTCAAACAATATATCTTTAGTTATTTCAGAGCAGCCAAATTTCTTTGAAATGTTTTCGGAAAAATCAGAGGTTGTAATTGAGCAGCAGCGCTTTGAAGACTTTGATGAAAGAAACTATAAAATTGTTGGTTACGCTTTTGATACATATATCATTGTTCAAGGTAATGACAGCTTATACCTTATTGACCAGCATGCGGTGCACGAAAGGAGATTATTTGAAGATTTTAAAAGCCAAGTTTATTCTTCAAATGTTCAAAGTCAAGTATTGGCTTTTCCTGTTGTTGTTCAGCTTCCATCTTCACAAAAAGAGTTTGTACTTTCAAATGCTTCTGTCTTTCAAAAGATAGGTTTTGAAATAGAGGATTTTGGGAAAAATGAAATAGTAGTGAGAACATGGCCCGCTCTTTTAAGTGGGAACATCGATACAATATTTTTGCTTGATGTGATTGAGATGATGTACGAGCAGATGGTGGAAAACAAGAGCCTTATGGAAATTTCTGAGGACCTGTTGAAAAGAATTGCTTGCAGAGCAGCAGTAAAAGGAAATAGTAAAATTTCAGACTTAGAAAAAAAAGAAATAGTTGAACTTGTGCTCATAAAGAAAGAAATTTTTCACTGCCCACATGGAAGACCGGTGGTAGTAGAGATTTCTAAGAGAGAAATTGAAAAAATGTTCAAAAGAATTGTATAA